DNA from Xiphias gladius isolate SHS-SW01 ecotype Sanya breed wild chromosome 9, ASM1685928v1, whole genome shotgun sequence:
AGACGCTTGAGAGACATACCTGTAAAACTTCTTGACCAGTGAGACGGAGCACTGTGCAGACACCTCAGCAGCTGTGCGAACTGTGTCAGGAAACATCTCTGTCAGGCCCCACAGCCTCTCCATCACTGTCTCATCCAGCTAAAGGGAGACAAATACAATCAACAGACAGGAAACTTTAGTACAAAAAGACTAAGTAGGTTGCTAGTTGCATGAAATAATACTTAAATATGCTTAACAATTTTGTTTGCTTGCAACAGACCACGTTCTCAGACAGGGTTTGCATAAGCCAGTACAGACACCTCAGGTAGCTAGCTAATTAGCTTTGGTGCAGTCATGTTAGCTAGCCTTGTATAGCTAAGAAAAGGACAAACTGGACACAAGACAGTGCGACTCTTGGCTTGATTTAATTCTCACTGACATTTGCGAAGTACTTCTGAATGAGTAGATACttacatcttcatcttcatcgtCGTCAATCTCGTCCTCGGGAGGCCGGGTTGACACAGGGCCCGCAGCGGGGGAAAGCTCCTCGATTGTGGCCATGTCTCCTGCTAGTTCGCCCCTCTCTGTCGGGATGGATGAACTGCGTGCGCGGCGAACTAGTCGCTAGAAAATGCGAACGTTGGTTTAGTGTATTTCCGATTAGTTCCCAACGGCTTTCAGTGAAGTTAATGCTAAGGGGA
Protein-coding regions in this window:
- the tomm22 gene encoding mitochondrial import receptor subunit TOM22 homolog — its product is MATIEELSPAAGPVSTRPPEDEIDDDEDEDLDETVMERLWGLTEMFPDTVRTAAEVSAQCSVSLVKKFYSFSRSALWVGTTSFMILVLPVVFETERLQLEQQQLQQQRQILLGPNTGMSGGIPGMMPPAPGKM